AGCCGCTTATGCAACTGATCCAAGTCCGCCAGCACAGCCGCAGCCGCCTGTTTAGCCTTGTTTTCGTCCTCATCTTGTATGGCGATTTCAACACGTGTGCCAAAGACATAGCTTTCCTGTTTATAGGGCTCTTTTGAGCAAGCAGCCAACAGTACCAATGACAAAGCCGCCAGGCAGCGCCAGATCAGGTGATTACAAGGGTTCATACCACGGCCCTTTCGAGTGCATCGATAAACATGCCCGCTACGTTAAAGCCCATCTGCTGGGTGATTTCCTGAAAGCAGGTGGGGCTGGTCACGTTGACCTCTGTCAGATATTCACCGATTACATCCAAACCCACCAACAACAAGCCCTCGGCCTTCAAGGTCGGGCCCAGCGCCTTGGCAATCGCCCAATCCCGTTCCGACAGGGGTTGTGCCACGCCGCGCCCTCCAGCAGCCAGGTTGCCACGTGTTTCGCCCTGCTTGGGGATGCGGGCCAATGCATAGGGCACGGCTTCACCATCGATCAACAAAATACGTTTGTCGCCCTTCACGATGTCTGGAATGTAGCGCTGGGCCATGATGGTCCTGGCACCCTGCTGCATCTGGGTTTCCAGTATGCTGCCCAGGTTGGGGTCAGCAGCCGTCAGGCGGAAAATGCCCATGCCCCCCATGCCATCCAACGGCTTCAGGATGATGTCCTGGTGTGCACTCAAGAATGTACGTACTTGTTCAGGCTCACGCGTGACCAGCGTAGGGGTGGTGAATTCCGCAAACCGCAAAATGGCCAGCTTCTCGTTGTAATCCCGCAAGGCCCTCGGATGATTGAACACCTTGGCACCTTGTCGCTGTGCCAGCTCCAATAGATGTGTGGCGTAAAGGTATTCCATGTCAAAAGGCGGGTCTTTACGCATCAAGACCGCATCAAATACATGCAATGCTTGTTCCTGGGTGGTTTCCAGCCGATACCAATGTGTTTCATCGCCCGTCAGGTGCAGCTGCCTGATCGTTGCCAAGACCTGACCATCTCGAACAAACAACTCATGTTGCTCCAACACGAAGATCGCATGGCCCCGTGATGCCGCCTCCCGCATCATCGCAAAAGTCGTGTCTTTGTATGTCTTCAGGCTATCGAGTGGGTCCAGCAAAATGGCAATTTTCATAAACGCTTTCATTGATGGCGGCAACCCAGCAACCCAGGTGCCCATTTTGTATAGTGAGATTATTCATAGGTTCAGCCCACACGCCAACCACTACGACAAAAACCATGTTGACCTTCACCTCGCCGCCGCCGGAGCATGAGTCCGACCCACGCACGTTGTATCCAGCCAATCTGCTGAAAGCAGCCCTGTGCGCGTCGGGCATTCCCTATGATTATCACCCTTCGCCCGTTCGCATGCCGCAAGGGCGGGCACTGAGCGAATTGGAACTAGGGGGTAATATCAATGTAGTCTGGTCTGCCACTTCCATCGAGCGCGAGCAGCGGTTGCGGCCTGTCCGTATTCCAATCTACCAGGGGTTGATTGGTTGGCGCGTATGCCTCATTCCATACGATCGTATGGATACCTTCATGCATACCAATAACACAAACGACCTCAAACGCTTTATTTTTGGGCAAGGTCAAGACTGGCCCGACACCCGCATCTTACGTGCGAACGGCCTGACCGTTCAGGATCTGCAACGCTATGAGAGCCTGTTTGAATGGCTGCGTGATGGCTTGATCGACGCATTTCCCCGTTCATTGATAGAAGCACTGCCAGAGTTGTTCCGCCATCGAAACAAAGGGATTGAACTGGATAGACACATCGTTTTGCACTACCCCTCTGCATTCTATTACTTCTTCCACCCAGAAGATGATGCTCGGGCAAACGCTGTCGAGTCCGGCCTGCTTAAATTGATTGAAACCGGTGAGTATCACGCCATGTTACGGGCGGAATTCAAAATGGACATCGATGAGCTGGAGATCGAGCGGCGCCGGGTGATCGAGTTACACAATCCCTTGCTGCCCGCTATGACCCCTCTCGATCAGCCAGCACTGTGGTTCACGCCTGACAGCATGGTCAGCCGGTGAAGCGGGGAACACAGCAAACCCCAAAGTCACTTGTGGCCATGGAAGCGGCTGTCAGGCGCAACGGGCAGTACGGAATAGCCGCATCAGGTTAGGTCACATCACTTGGTTTTGCCCTGCGCAATATCCATGACCAGACGGGTTACCAAGTACAGACGAGGCTCGATCGAGCTGACCAGCACATACTCCGCATCAGCAGTATGGGCGCCAAAGCCTTGCAAACCCAAGCGCTCCAATACGGGGGAGCGGGTTTTCATACCGGCGAATGCCGCATCGGTGCCCCCACCATGGGCTTCGGTATCGATGATCAGCTCTTTCCCCATTTCCCGATAGATGGTCTGGGCGTGGTTGGCCATGTCGCGGGTAGCCTGTGACAACTCAAGCGGCGGACGACGACGTTCGAAGGTCAGCTCGACTTTGGCATCCGGCAGCAATTGTTTCTGGATGCGTCCACGTAATTGCTGCTCAACTTTGTCATAGTCCTCAACCCGCAACACCCGCACGTCCGCAGATGCCTTCGCCCCTGCAGGAATCACGTTGCGGGTCATGCCAGCCGTGGCGAGTGTCCAGTTGACCTTGATCCCGGTAGCAGGGTCGGACAGATCCCGCATCTGCAGCACCTGGTGCGCCATCTCATACAAGGCGTTGATTCCTTGCTCCGGCGCGGCACCCGCATGTGAAGCCTTGCCTCGCACCACCAGATTGGCCGATGCGATACCACTGGTTGCCAGCTCCAGCTTATCCGAAGCGGCGCGAGATGCCTCAAAGGAAAACACGGCGTCATGCTCGGCGCCCAGCTTGGTAATCAAACTCCGCGATCCGGGCGAGCTGATTTCCTCATCAGCATTGATCAGCACAGTCAATGTGCCGTAGTCTCGATATTTCAATGCGTTCAGCGCTGAAATCGTGTGCATGATGACCGCAATCCCTTGCTTGTCATCAGCGATACCCAACCCATAGGCTCGATCCCCCTCCACCCTGAAAGGCTGCTGTGCCAGCTGCCCAGGCTGATAAACCGTATCCATGTGGGCGATCATCAAAATCTTCTTCTTGCCTTTGCCGGTAAACGTTGCCTTGACCATCTTGCCCAGTTGGTCAGGCGTATCCTCCATCCGGTACACGTCGGCATTCGAATCCAGTAACTCCACTTTGCCGCCCAAGTCAGCGAGCTTGGCTGCTATGTGATTGGCCAGTCTATTCAAGCCCTCCAGGTCGCGGCTGCCAGACTCAATCGAAACCAGCTCTTGCAGGCTACCCAGCAAGGCCGGTTTTTCCTTGGCCACCTGCGCCAACACCGCTGCATCGGGTGCCGCGTTGGCGGTGCCCGATAGCGCGGAGAATATCGTCAGCAGTGTAAACAATCGGAATTGTTGTTTCATGCATACTCCCAGCAAAAGAATTTATTTTAAGCCGAAGGCAAGCCATCACTTCGGGGCAGGTACTACACAAACTCCAGGTCAAAAAATGAAGTCATGGAAAATTGTTCGCGCCGACCATCGAGCAGCGTCAACAATATTCGGCCAGCCCACCAAGGTGGCATGGCTCAACACTTGCTCAGGCGATAATTCAATGAAAGTCTGTTCGGGCATACAGAATGGAGAAGTTGAAAACACACTCAGGGCAGGTCAGGAGCCGGGCAGCAGCCGAATATTGGCAGGGATGCTACGCCTCGACAGGAAAGTGCGCCAAATACTTTCGACCATGCAGAAATAGCATCAAATCGTTATCTGTATTGCTTTACCATCAATAGCCATGCCAATGGCTTGGCAATGATTCAACAGCCGCTCAAAACAGCCTGTAATCACACGGTTCGGCAATTTGATAGTATTTACGTATCAAGGCAAGTATCGATAAATAATGAAATTTTTCGCAAATTTCAAAACCAATATTACAAACCTGCTGGTTCATAAATGTTAAAACGCTGACAAAACTACGAAATAGCCTTGAATTGTCCTTAACTGCCCAAAATTGTCAGTTGCCGTCATCTAGCCGAAGTCCGACGCACAACAAAAAATGGCATATAGATATGAGTGCATTGCACAAAAATTCAATTGGCATGATTTTTGCTGGAAAACGAACGTGGGATGCCCTGAACGCAGGGCTGCTACGGTCAACCCAAACCCATCAACCTGCAACCACCACTACGGGGAAACAACACTGAGCGGCTGGTAGGCAGAAGGTACGCCGGACAGGCTTGAGTGGATGGGGCGCATCAATTCCCCTTGATGCCTGACTTGGCTGGCAAATACTGTACGAATGCAGACAAGACATCTGCATGAAACGATGTCAACAGAATGTTGGTTAGGAGGCGGGCTGGATGCGCTCAGACAGCGCGGCCCAGGCCTCCCCAGGCCGTGGGGTAGCGGCGAGTACATGCCGCACCCACATTGATTACGACGCCAGGCTGGCTGTTTGCCACGTCCACATGATTTTCATCAAACCCAGGTGAATGGGGGGCTGTGAAAGTCAGTGCAGACTTGACACCTGGCACGACACGAAATAGCCGCAATGCCCCTTGTGCCCAACCTTCCCGGTTGGGCTTTTTTTTGTTCTGCGTGGATTGCCATCAAATCATTCCACGCAGATTTGAGCCGTTTGCCGACGGCTATGCAGTTGCCAGCTCGACTGGCATGGTTTGTTCGATTTCGATACTGGCGGCCAGCAACGCCAATCTTGCAACCACGCCATAGGCATAGAATCGATTCGGAGGGCAGTCTGGATCGCCATTGCAGTCTGGCATGGAGCAAGGCGAGGCAAAAGACAGGGGCTCGAAGTGCATACCAGGTGCATTCAGGTTTTCATCCACCCCACGCCCTGTGTGCACGCGGTAGAATCCCCCCACCACAAAACGATCCACCATATAGACAACCGGCTCAGCCACGGCATCGTTGAGGCTCTCAAAGGTATAGACGCCTTCCTGCACGATGACCTCATGCACTTCCTGGCCCTCTTTGATCACGCTCATTTTGTTGCGTTGCTTGCGATTCAGGCCGATCACTTCATCCGGACTCTTCACGCTCATCACGCCCATGCCATAGGTACCGGCATTCGCTTTGATGATGACATAGGGCTTTTCGGTAATACCGTATTGGCGGTACTTCTCAGTGATACGATCCAGCAATAGCTCAACCTTAGCTGCCAGACATTCCTCGCCTTTGCGCTCTTGGAAGTCGATGCCGTCGCAACGGTCGAAATATGGGTTGATCAGCCAAGGGTCGATGTCGAGCAGGCTGGCAAAGTCTCCGGCCACTTGGTCATAGGCTTCAAAATGATTGGTCTTTTTACGTGTAGACCAACCTGCATGCGGCGGCGGGAGCAGGTTTTGCTCAATGCCTTGCAGGATTGGCGGAATACCTGCCGACAAGTCGTTGTTCAGCAATACGATGCAGGGGTTGAAGCCATCGACCTTGACCCGATTGCCCTCGCGCTTGACTGGCTCCAGCAGCAGGCTGCCACCGGCTGGCAACTCAATGGTGGTCGGCTCGGTGATCTCGGGTGAAATACTACCCAGTCGGACATTCAGACCAGCCAACTTCAGCACTGCTTGCAAGGTGGCGACATTTTGCAGGTAAAAGGTATTGCGGGTGTGGTTCTCGGGAATCAGCAACAGGCTGCGCGCATCTGGGCAGATCTTTTCCAGTGCTGATTGCACGGCTTGCACACAAAGCGGGTGGAATGCCGGATTTAAATTGTTGAAGCCCCCCGGGAACAGATTCATATCCACCGGAGCCAGCTTGAAGCCGGAATTTCGCAGGTCAACCGAACCATAGAATGGCGGCGTATGCTCCAGCCACTGCGTGCGGAACCAGTGCTCGATTTTGGGCATGGCTTTCAGGATGCGGCTCTCCAGCTCAAGAATCGGGCCTTTTTGTGCAGTCGTCAGGTAGGGTACGGTCATGGAACCTGTTCTCTCGTCTATCGGCTTGCCTTGGTGTGCACAAGCCAGGGATGGAATATGGTGCGGACTATCTTATACAGGTTGGGGCACTACAACGCTTTTCAAGGCGTCGGGACAAACCCGAGGTGGACAATCGTCGATACAGTGTATTCCGACTGATACCCAGCCGTCTTGCCACCTCAGAAAGATTGTCATCGTGCCGACAGGCATCTTGGCACAAAGGCATGTGGGGCATGATGATCCACCCAATGAAATATCTGCCGCTGGCGAGCAGGGCCAGCGTCCAGACATTATCGTCGTTGGGTGTTGTCGATGGTATTTACAGCATCTCTGGCGACATCGCTACCTTCAACACCGTCTGGTCGGCTTGGTCTCGGATGCGATGGCTAATCCACCAGACGGCACCTTTGCGAATGCTCCAGCAAGAAGCATCGCCCGCCAGCAGGAAGGAGGCAACCTCACCCAGTGTGGGTTGGTGACCGACGATGACAACCGCCTGGCGACCATCCGGCCAGTCGGCTGCTGTCAGCAGGTTGGCAAACCCGCTATCCGGGTTGAGTTCCGGCAATACTTTGTAATGGCTGGTCAGCGCGCGGGCGGTCAACTGTGCACGGGCGGCCTGACTGGTCAAGACAATATGATCGTCTGGCAAGCGCTCGCGCAGCCATGCCGCCATTTTCTCCGCTTGTTTGACACCTTTTGGGGTGAGCAATCGCTGCAGGTCGTCGCCATTGGTGCGTTCTTCTGCATCGGCATGTCGCCACAGGATCAAATCCATAGGGTATCCTCGCGAGGTATCACGCTATTCCATGCAGCCATACACCTTGTCTTGCTGCATAGGGTGTTCAAAGACTGTACCGATCGGTCAGCCCGTGAATGGCAGGCTCAGGTGGAAAGCTCAGCCAGAAGCGTTTGCTGGGCAGACCGCTCTTTGCCGGCGCGCGCAGTTTTGCGGCGATAGCTGCCATCCGGCTCCATTTCCCAGGCTCGGACGTTGTCAACCAAGTAAGGCCTCAAGCCTTCGCGGATCACGCGTCGCTTGACCTTATTGTCGAGGATCGGAAAAGCGACCTCGATCCGTCCAAACAGGTTGCGGGCCATCCAGTCGGCACTAGCTAGATATAGATCTTCTTGCTTGTCGTTGTGGAAATACCAGACTCGGGTGTGTTCGAGAAAACGGCCAATGACCGAGCGGACGTTGATGTTTTCCGACAGGCCGGGCACCCCGGGTCGAAGCGCGCAAACGCCACGAATGATCAGGTGAATCTTCACGCCGGCCTGCGATGCCTTGTACAGCAGGTCGATCACCTTGGGCTCAAGCAGGGAGTTCATCTTGGCGATGATGGACGCGGGCCGTCCGGCTTTGGCGATATTGATTTCGTTGTTGATTGCCAGGGCCAGGCGATCAAACATGGTGAAAGGGGATTGCCAGAGCCGTTTCAACTCGCTGGCATGACCCAGGCCAGTCAGCTGCAGAAAAACATCATTCACATCGGCGCAAATCGACTCGTTGCAGCTGAACAGACCAAAATCAGTGTACAGCTTAG
This genomic interval from Chitinivorax tropicus contains the following:
- a CDS encoding helix-turn-helix domain-containing protein, with the translated sequence MPHMPLCQDACRHDDNLSEVARRLGISRNTLYRRLSTSGLSRRLEKRCSAPTCIR
- a CDS encoding SixA phosphatase family protein, giving the protein MDLILWRHADAEERTNGDDLQRLLTPKGVKQAEKMAAWLRERLPDDHIVLTSQAARAQLTARALTSHYKVLPELNPDSGFANLLTAADWPDGRQAVVIVGHQPTLGEVASFLLAGDASCWSIRKGAVWWISHRIRDQADQTVLKVAMSPEML
- the gshB gene encoding glutathione synthase is translated as MKIAILLDPLDSLKTYKDTTFAMMREAASRGHAIFVLEQHELFVRDGQVLATIRQLHLTGDETHWYRLETTQEQALHVFDAVLMRKDPPFDMEYLYATHLLELAQRQGAKVFNHPRALRDYNEKLAILRFAEFTTPTLVTREPEQVRTFLSAHQDIILKPLDGMGGMGIFRLTAADPNLGSILETQMQQGARTIMAQRYIPDIVKGDKRILLIDGEAVPYALARIPKQGETRGNLAAGGRGVAQPLSERDWAIAKALGPTLKAEGLLLVGLDVIGEYLTEVNVTSPTCFQEITQQMGFNVAGMFIDALERAVV
- the gshA gene encoding glutamate--cysteine ligase; the protein is MTVPYLTTAQKGPILELESRILKAMPKIEHWFRTQWLEHTPPFYGSVDLRNSGFKLAPVDMNLFPGGFNNLNPAFHPLCVQAVQSALEKICPDARSLLLIPENHTRNTFYLQNVATLQAVLKLAGLNVRLGSISPEITEPTTIELPAGGSLLLEPVKREGNRVKVDGFNPCIVLLNNDLSAGIPPILQGIEQNLLPPPHAGWSTRKKTNHFEAYDQVAGDFASLLDIDPWLINPYFDRCDGIDFQERKGEECLAAKVELLLDRITEKYRQYGITEKPYVIIKANAGTYGMGVMSVKSPDEVIGLNRKQRNKMSVIKEGQEVHEVIVQEGVYTFESLNDAVAEPVVYMVDRFVVGGFYRVHTGRGVDENLNAPGMHFEPLSFASPCSMPDCNGDPDCPPNRFYAYGVVARLALLAASIEIEQTMPVELATA
- a CDS encoding amino acid ABC transporter substrate-binding protein; the protein is MLTFTSPPPEHESDPRTLYPANLLKAALCASGIPYDYHPSPVRMPQGRALSELELGGNINVVWSATSIEREQRLRPVRIPIYQGLIGWRVCLIPYDRMDTFMHTNNTNDLKRFIFGQGQDWPDTRILRANGLTVQDLQRYESLFEWLRDGLIDAFPRSLIEALPELFRHRNKGIELDRHIVLHYPSAFYYFFHPEDDARANAVESGLLKLIETGEYHAMLRAEFKMDIDELEIERRRVIELHNPLLPAMTPLDQPALWFTPDSMVSR
- a CDS encoding M20/M25/M40 family metallo-hydrolase, which produces MKQQFRLFTLLTIFSALSGTANAAPDAAVLAQVAKEKPALLGSLQELVSIESGSRDLEGLNRLANHIAAKLADLGGKVELLDSNADVYRMEDTPDQLGKMVKATFTGKGKKKILMIAHMDTVYQPGQLAQQPFRVEGDRAYGLGIADDKQGIAVIMHTISALNALKYRDYGTLTVLINADEEISSPGSRSLITKLGAEHDAVFSFEASRAASDKLELATSGIASANLVVRGKASHAGAAPEQGINALYEMAHQVLQMRDLSDPATGIKVNWTLATAGMTRNVIPAGAKASADVRVLRVEDYDKVEQQLRGRIQKQLLPDAKVELTFERRRPPLELSQATRDMANHAQTIYREMGKELIIDTEAHGGGTDAAFAGMKTRSPVLERLGLQGFGAHTADAEYVLVSSIEPRLYLVTRLVMDIAQGKTK